The Qingrenia yutianensis genome includes a window with the following:
- the larA gene encoding nickel-dependent lactate racemase produces MKEISFPYGKTKMTYAFDENELAGVLVSSIHDYVPEKGEVELVKDALANPVGSKKLCELAVGKKNVVIIASDHTRPVPSKVIMPAMLDEIRKGSPDADITILIATGCHRGTTKDELISKFGEEIVKNEKIYIHDCLETDKLVNIGTLPSGGACEINSIAYNADLLVAEGFIEPHFFAGFSGGRKSVLPGIASRTTVMANHCSEFIADKNARTGILENNPIHKDMLWAAKTARLAFIVNVVLDADKKVIYAVAGDSEQAHKKGTDFLSKLCGAKAVDADIAISTNGGYPLDQNVYQAVKGMTAAEATVKDGGVIIMLASSSDGTGGDNFYHQLADEEDIKKTTALFLSRGRNETAPDQWQSQILLRILSRASVIYISEMPDNMVKKMHMIPSHSLDGAMKKAREILGKTDIKIAAIPDGVSVIVEK; encoded by the coding sequence ATGAAAGAAATTTCTTTTCCGTACGGCAAGACAAAAATGACATATGCGTTTGACGAAAACGAGCTTGCAGGCGTTTTGGTATCGTCGATACACGACTACGTTCCCGAAAAGGGCGAGGTTGAACTTGTGAAAGATGCGCTTGCAAATCCCGTCGGCTCAAAAAAGCTCTGCGAGCTTGCCGTCGGCAAGAAAAACGTCGTAATTATCGCAAGCGACCACACGCGCCCCGTTCCGAGCAAGGTTATAATGCCTGCTATGCTGGACGAAATCAGAAAAGGCAGTCCCGACGCGGACATCACAATTCTCATTGCGACGGGTTGCCACCGCGGAACGACGAAAGATGAGCTGATAAGCAAATTCGGCGAAGAAATTGTGAAAAACGAGAAAATTTACATACACGACTGCCTTGAAACCGACAAGCTTGTGAACATCGGCACACTGCCGTCGGGCGGTGCGTGCGAGATTAACTCAATCGCGTACAATGCCGACCTTCTGGTTGCGGAAGGATTTATCGAACCCCACTTTTTCGCAGGATTTTCCGGCGGACGAAAGAGCGTTCTTCCGGGAATTGCAAGCCGTACGACAGTTATGGCGAACCACTGTTCGGAGTTTATCGCCGACAAAAACGCGCGCACGGGAATTTTGGAAAACAACCCCATTCACAAAGATATGCTCTGGGCGGCAAAGACGGCAAGGCTTGCGTTTATCGTAAACGTTGTGCTTGACGCGGACAAAAAGGTTATCTATGCGGTTGCCGGCGACAGTGAACAGGCGCACAAAAAAGGCACCGACTTTTTGTCGAAACTGTGCGGTGCAAAGGCGGTTGATGCCGACATTGCAATTTCCACAAACGGCGGTTATCCGCTCGACCAGAACGTTTATCAGGCGGTTAAGGGTATGACCGCCGCGGAGGCTACCGTTAAGGACGGCGGTGTGATAATTATGCTCGCGTCGTCGAGCGACGGCACGGGCGGTGACAATTTTTATCATCAGCTCGCGGACGAGGAGGATATTAAGAAAACCACCGCGCTGTTTTTGAGCAGAGGACGGAACGAAACCGCGCCCGACCAGTGGCAAAGTCAAATTCTTTTGCGCATACTTTCGCGCGCAAGCGTCATTTATATTTCGGAAATGCCCGACAATATGGTAAAAAAAATGCATATGATACCGTCGCACTCACTTGATGGCGCAATGAAAAAGGCAAGGGAAATCCTCGGCAAAACCGATATTAAAATTGCCGCTATCCCCGACGGCGTGTCGGTTATAGTTGAAAAATAA